From a region of the Pleuronectes platessa chromosome 22, fPlePla1.1, whole genome shotgun sequence genome:
- the apaf1 gene encoding apoptotic protease-activating factor 1 isoform X2, with translation MLLEEAARSCLLRFRHRLEEDIKPSYLMDHMISDGVINGDEEERIRTQPTRKDQAAALLELLLRKDNWAYISFYNALVKEAYDDLANMLHDDLPQISQKAHKSSSDGCPSNVQAVLSEGGVPQRPVVFVSRPELLNRVREKLYRLKNEPGWVTIFGMAGSGKSVLAAEAVRHQGVIEECFPGGVHWLSVGQLDKPDLLVKIQSLCFRLEQHMDTQTLQRTLNSLDEAKERLRFLMLRRYPRSLLILDDIWDSSVLKVFDIHCRILLTTRNRSLTNSVSGAKYEVEVESGLDENKGLEILALYTQTNALRLPEEARSIVRECKGSPLVVSLIGALLKEKPDRWRYYLCQLQQKQFKRIRKSSSYDYDALDQAMAASIEVLPDEHRELYKDLAVIEKDVKIPAKVLSVLWNLEPEEVEDILEEFVNKSLLFVDANNKPCLYYLHDLQLDFLVEQNRTQLESLHAKMVRQYQQHYRDGPPIFRDEECLYWIRFLTYHMAKANLIQELYSLMFSLDWVSIKAQIMGPAHLINDYVEYGPILDKENSEVRSQFQEFLSLNGHHLEQRPFPDVVQLALSQPHNSEVYKQALLQAQERTSTGKLYFDWLNKSSVESLSRLVIHPHQGSIYSACFSHDGAKIATCGASKTLKVFKSTTGEKLTEILAHDDEVLCCAFSPDDRLLATCSSDRKVKVWNVERAMLLRVFEEEHQEQVNHCQFTNTKRQVLLATCSDDKFLNVKVWNLNRPSSQNTMFGHLDSVNHCCFSPNDTYLSTSSNDGTVKLFQMSSANEWKTIDVSSMFTESDEAVLVKCSTWTADGKRIICAARNGVLVFDVETSGMLLEIKTNRMSTVQYCHACPTSNLLAIAFSNYAVELWDLESNKKMADCSGHLSWVQRVQFSHDGSQLLSCSDDQTVRLWETKKVHTTSAVCLKRDSDVLFCEEEITVSAADNCNRLQVRDGKTGSVLFQSEEQSSRIRCTCMCKQPSAVALGQEDGTVQVLAVPSGKLLATLLGHTKTVLHCQFTQNGRTLITSSEDTTIRVWRWQSGEGRVLQGHKEQVRCFSRLSSSAADTRLLSWSYDGTVKVWDIESGEKLQDIDTQQGAILSCHVSPDGCLFATTSADKTAKLWRCESWQCLHTLSGHQECVRSCRFSWDSRCLATGDDNGEIRLWSVKDGSLLKICSRDGKDGMDSLHGGWVTCLHFSPDNSLLVSTGGYIKWWDVERGEALQTFYPAGSALKRIHVSSDFSTFVTIDSIGILYILQRVV, from the exons ATGCTGCTGGAGGAAGCGGCGCGGAGCTGTCTGCTGCGCTTTCGCCACAGACTGGAAGAAGACATCAAGCCCTCATACCTGATGGACCACATGATCAGTGATGGTGTGATCaatggagatgaggaggagaggatcagGACTCAG CCCACCAGAAAGGATCAGGCTGCGgctctgctggagctgctgctgaggaagGACAACTGGGCCTACATCTCCTTCTACAATGCCCTGGTTAAAGAGGCATATGATGATTTGGCGAACATGCTTCACGATGACCTTCCGCAGATCTCACAAAAGGCACACAAGAGCTCCTCTGATGGTTGCCCATCTAATG TCCAGGCGGTGCTGAGTGAAGGTGGTGTGCCACAGAGGCCTGTGGTGTTTGTCAGCCGACCGGAGCTTTTGAACCGGGTCAGAGAGAAACTCTACCGGCTGAAGAATGAGCCTGGCTGGGTCACCATCTTCGGGATGGCTGGGTCAGGCAAATCTGTACTGGCCGCAGAGGCTGTGAGACACCAAGGTGTCATTGAAG AGTGCTTCCCTGGAGGCGTCCACTGGTTGTCTGTTGGCCAGCTGGACAAACCGGACCTGCTGGTGAAGATCCAGTCGCTGTGTTTCCGCCTGGAGCAGCACATGGACACCCAGACTCTTCAGCGCACCCTCAACTCGCTGGATGAAGCCAAGGAGCGCCTGCGCTTCCTCATGCTGCGCCGATACCCCAG ATCTCTGTTGATTCTCGATGATATCTGGGACAGCTCGGTGCTGAAGGTGTTTGATATCCACTGTCGGATTCTTCTGACCACCAGAAACAGAAGCCTCACTAATTCAGTTAGCG GTGCCAAATATGAGGTGGAAGTGGAGAGCGGACTGGATGAAAACAAAGGACTGGAGATACTCGCTCTCTACACTCAAACCAACGCCCTACGACTGCCCGAGGAGGCTCGCAGCATCGTCCGAGAATGTAAAG GCTCCCCACTGGTGGTGTCCTTGATCGGGGCCCTGCTCAAGGAGAAACCCGACCGCTGGCGTTACTACCTctgccagctgcagcagaagcagTTCAAGCGTATACGGAAGTCCTCATCTTATGACTACGACGCCCTGGACCAGGCCATGGCTGCGAGCATCGAGGTCCTGCCTGATGAACATCGAGAGCTCTACAAGGACCTCGCTGTGATCGAGAAGGACGTGAAGATCCCAGCGAAG GTGTTGTCTGTTCTGTGGAACCTGGAGCccgaggaggtggaggacatTCTCGAGGAGTTTGTCAACAAGTCCCTGCTTTTTGTGGACGCTAACAATAAACCCTGCCTGTATTACCTCCACGATCTTCAGCTGGACTTCCTGGTGGAGCAGAACCGTACCCAGCTCGAG AGTCTTCACGCTAAAATGGTGCGTCAGTATCAGCAGCACTACAGAGACGGTCCTCCCATCTTCAGAGACGAGGAGTGTCTTTATTGGATCAGATTTCTGACCTACCACATGGCTAAAGCCAACCTTatccag GAGCTCTACTCCCTCATGTTTTCTCTGGACTGGGTCAGCATCAAGGCCCAGATAATGGGTCCAGCTCATCTCATCAATGACTATGTGGAGTATGGACCAATTCTGGACAAAGAG AACAGCGAGGTGCGCAGTCAGTTCCAGGAGTTCCTGTCTCTGAACGGCCACCACCTGGAGCAGCGTCCTTTCCCCGACGTGGTGCAGCTCGCTCTGTCTCAGCCTCACAACTCCGAGGTCTACAAACAGGCCCTGCTGCAGGCACAGGAGCGGACCAGCACAGGGAAACTCTACTTCGACTGGCT GAATAAGAGCAGTGTGGAGAGTCTCTCCCGTCTGGTGATCCACCCCCACCAGGGCTCCATCTACTCTGCCTGCTTCTCCCATGACGGAGCCAAGATCGCCACCTGTGGAGCCAGCAAGACACTGAAG GTGTTTAAAAGCACCACAGGCGAGAAGCTCACAGAGATCCTGGCCCACGATGATGAGGTGCTCTGCTGCGCCTTCTCCCCGGACGACCGTCTTCTAGCAACCTGCTCTAGTGACAGGAAGGTTAAG GTTTGGAATGTGGAGCGAGCCATGCTGCTGCGGGTCTTTGAGGAGGAGCACCAGGAGCAGGTCAACCACTGTCAGTTCACTAACACCAAGCGACAGGTCCTACTGGCCACCTGCTCCGACGACAAGTTCTTGAATGTCaag GTGTGGAACCTCAACAGACCGTCCTCTCAGAACACCATGTTTGGTCACTTGGACTCCGTCAACCACTGTTGCTTCTCTCCTAATGACACCTATCTGTCCACGTCTTCTAACGACGGCACTGTGAAG ctgTTTCAGATGTCCTCCGCCAACGAGTGGAAGACGATCGACGTGAGCAGCATGTTCACAGAGAGCGACGAAGCCGTCCTGGTGAAGTGCAGCACCTGGACTGCAGACGGCAAGCGTATCATATGTGCTGCCAGGAACGGCGTTTTG GTGTTCGATGTGGAGACGTCAGGCATGTTGTTGGAGATCAAAACGAATCGTATGAGCACCGTGCAGTACTGTCACGCCTGTCCGACCAGCAACCTGCTCGCCATTGCGTTCTCAAACTACGCTGTGGAG CTGTGGGATCTGGAGTCCAATAAAAAGATGGCTGACTGCAGTGGGCACCTGAGTTGGGTCCAGCGTGTCCAGTTCTCTCACGACGGATCTCAGCTGCTCTCGTGCTCCGATGACCAGACTGTCCGG CTATGGGAGACGAAGAAGGTGCACACCACCTCCGCCGTCTGCCTGAAGAGAGACTCCGACGTTCTCTTCTGTGAGGAGGAAATCACCGTGTCGGCTGCCGACAACTGCAACAGGCTGCAG GTACGAGACGGCAAGACGGGATCAGTGCTGTTCCAGTCCGAGGAGCAGTCGTCCAGGATCAGGTGCACCTGTATGTGCAAGCAGCCCTCTGCTGTGGCTCTGGGACAAGAGGATGGAACCGTACAG GTGTTGGCGGTGCCCTCCGGGAAGCTTCTGGCCACTCTGCTGGGACATACGAAGACGGTGCTGCACTGCCAGTTCACCCAGAACGGCCGAACCCTGATCACATCCTCCGAGGACACCACCATCAGG GTGTGGAGGTGGCAGTCTGGCGAGGGCAGAGTACTCCAGGGTCACAAAGAGCAGGTCAGGTGCTTCTCTCGGCTCAGCAGCTCAGCGGCCGACACAAGGCTCCTCTCCTGGTCCTACGACGGTACTGTCAAG GTGTGGGACATAGAGAGtggagagaagctgcaggacaTCGACACTCAACAGGGAGCCATTCTGTCCTGCCATGTCTCACCAGACGGTTGCTTGTTCGCCACCACCTCTGCTGACAAGACGGCAAAG TTGTGGCGCTGTGAGTCCTGGCAGTGCCTCCACACGCTGAGCGGTCACCAGGAATGTGTCCGAAGCTGCAGATTCTCCTGGGACAGCCGATGCCTCGCGACTGGGGACGACAACGGAGAGATTCGG CTGTGGAGCGTCAAAGACGGCTCCTTGCTGAAGATTTGTTCGCGGGACGGTAAAGACGGCATGGACTCTCTCCATGGCGGCTGGGTGACCTGCCTGCACTTCTCCCCAGACAACTCGCTCCTGGTCTCGACTGGCGGCTACATAAAG
- the apaf1 gene encoding apoptotic protease-activating factor 1 isoform X1: MLLEEAARSCLLRFRHRLEEDIKPSYLMDHMISDGVINGDEEERIRTQPTRKDQAAALLELLLRKDNWAYISFYNALVKEAYDDLANMLHDDLPQISQKAHKSSSDGCPSNAVQAVLSEGGVPQRPVVFVSRPELLNRVREKLYRLKNEPGWVTIFGMAGSGKSVLAAEAVRHQGVIEECFPGGVHWLSVGQLDKPDLLVKIQSLCFRLEQHMDTQTLQRTLNSLDEAKERLRFLMLRRYPRSLLILDDIWDSSVLKVFDIHCRILLTTRNRSLTNSVSGAKYEVEVESGLDENKGLEILALYTQTNALRLPEEARSIVRECKGSPLVVSLIGALLKEKPDRWRYYLCQLQQKQFKRIRKSSSYDYDALDQAMAASIEVLPDEHRELYKDLAVIEKDVKIPAKVLSVLWNLEPEEVEDILEEFVNKSLLFVDANNKPCLYYLHDLQLDFLVEQNRTQLESLHAKMVRQYQQHYRDGPPIFRDEECLYWIRFLTYHMAKANLIQELYSLMFSLDWVSIKAQIMGPAHLINDYVEYGPILDKENSEVRSQFQEFLSLNGHHLEQRPFPDVVQLALSQPHNSEVYKQALLQAQERTSTGKLYFDWLNKSSVESLSRLVIHPHQGSIYSACFSHDGAKIATCGASKTLKVFKSTTGEKLTEILAHDDEVLCCAFSPDDRLLATCSSDRKVKVWNVERAMLLRVFEEEHQEQVNHCQFTNTKRQVLLATCSDDKFLNVKVWNLNRPSSQNTMFGHLDSVNHCCFSPNDTYLSTSSNDGTVKLFQMSSANEWKTIDVSSMFTESDEAVLVKCSTWTADGKRIICAARNGVLVFDVETSGMLLEIKTNRMSTVQYCHACPTSNLLAIAFSNYAVELWDLESNKKMADCSGHLSWVQRVQFSHDGSQLLSCSDDQTVRLWETKKVHTTSAVCLKRDSDVLFCEEEITVSAADNCNRLQVRDGKTGSVLFQSEEQSSRIRCTCMCKQPSAVALGQEDGTVQVLAVPSGKLLATLLGHTKTVLHCQFTQNGRTLITSSEDTTIRVWRWQSGEGRVLQGHKEQVRCFSRLSSSAADTRLLSWSYDGTVKVWDIESGEKLQDIDTQQGAILSCHVSPDGCLFATTSADKTAKLWRCESWQCLHTLSGHQECVRSCRFSWDSRCLATGDDNGEIRLWSVKDGSLLKICSRDGKDGMDSLHGGWVTCLHFSPDNSLLVSTGGYIKWWDVERGEALQTFYPAGSALKRIHVSSDFSTFVTIDSIGILYILQRVV; encoded by the exons ATGCTGCTGGAGGAAGCGGCGCGGAGCTGTCTGCTGCGCTTTCGCCACAGACTGGAAGAAGACATCAAGCCCTCATACCTGATGGACCACATGATCAGTGATGGTGTGATCaatggagatgaggaggagaggatcagGACTCAG CCCACCAGAAAGGATCAGGCTGCGgctctgctggagctgctgctgaggaagGACAACTGGGCCTACATCTCCTTCTACAATGCCCTGGTTAAAGAGGCATATGATGATTTGGCGAACATGCTTCACGATGACCTTCCGCAGATCTCACAAAAGGCACACAAGAGCTCCTCTGATGGTTGCCCATCTAATG CAGTCCAGGCGGTGCTGAGTGAAGGTGGTGTGCCACAGAGGCCTGTGGTGTTTGTCAGCCGACCGGAGCTTTTGAACCGGGTCAGAGAGAAACTCTACCGGCTGAAGAATGAGCCTGGCTGGGTCACCATCTTCGGGATGGCTGGGTCAGGCAAATCTGTACTGGCCGCAGAGGCTGTGAGACACCAAGGTGTCATTGAAG AGTGCTTCCCTGGAGGCGTCCACTGGTTGTCTGTTGGCCAGCTGGACAAACCGGACCTGCTGGTGAAGATCCAGTCGCTGTGTTTCCGCCTGGAGCAGCACATGGACACCCAGACTCTTCAGCGCACCCTCAACTCGCTGGATGAAGCCAAGGAGCGCCTGCGCTTCCTCATGCTGCGCCGATACCCCAG ATCTCTGTTGATTCTCGATGATATCTGGGACAGCTCGGTGCTGAAGGTGTTTGATATCCACTGTCGGATTCTTCTGACCACCAGAAACAGAAGCCTCACTAATTCAGTTAGCG GTGCCAAATATGAGGTGGAAGTGGAGAGCGGACTGGATGAAAACAAAGGACTGGAGATACTCGCTCTCTACACTCAAACCAACGCCCTACGACTGCCCGAGGAGGCTCGCAGCATCGTCCGAGAATGTAAAG GCTCCCCACTGGTGGTGTCCTTGATCGGGGCCCTGCTCAAGGAGAAACCCGACCGCTGGCGTTACTACCTctgccagctgcagcagaagcagTTCAAGCGTATACGGAAGTCCTCATCTTATGACTACGACGCCCTGGACCAGGCCATGGCTGCGAGCATCGAGGTCCTGCCTGATGAACATCGAGAGCTCTACAAGGACCTCGCTGTGATCGAGAAGGACGTGAAGATCCCAGCGAAG GTGTTGTCTGTTCTGTGGAACCTGGAGCccgaggaggtggaggacatTCTCGAGGAGTTTGTCAACAAGTCCCTGCTTTTTGTGGACGCTAACAATAAACCCTGCCTGTATTACCTCCACGATCTTCAGCTGGACTTCCTGGTGGAGCAGAACCGTACCCAGCTCGAG AGTCTTCACGCTAAAATGGTGCGTCAGTATCAGCAGCACTACAGAGACGGTCCTCCCATCTTCAGAGACGAGGAGTGTCTTTATTGGATCAGATTTCTGACCTACCACATGGCTAAAGCCAACCTTatccag GAGCTCTACTCCCTCATGTTTTCTCTGGACTGGGTCAGCATCAAGGCCCAGATAATGGGTCCAGCTCATCTCATCAATGACTATGTGGAGTATGGACCAATTCTGGACAAAGAG AACAGCGAGGTGCGCAGTCAGTTCCAGGAGTTCCTGTCTCTGAACGGCCACCACCTGGAGCAGCGTCCTTTCCCCGACGTGGTGCAGCTCGCTCTGTCTCAGCCTCACAACTCCGAGGTCTACAAACAGGCCCTGCTGCAGGCACAGGAGCGGACCAGCACAGGGAAACTCTACTTCGACTGGCT GAATAAGAGCAGTGTGGAGAGTCTCTCCCGTCTGGTGATCCACCCCCACCAGGGCTCCATCTACTCTGCCTGCTTCTCCCATGACGGAGCCAAGATCGCCACCTGTGGAGCCAGCAAGACACTGAAG GTGTTTAAAAGCACCACAGGCGAGAAGCTCACAGAGATCCTGGCCCACGATGATGAGGTGCTCTGCTGCGCCTTCTCCCCGGACGACCGTCTTCTAGCAACCTGCTCTAGTGACAGGAAGGTTAAG GTTTGGAATGTGGAGCGAGCCATGCTGCTGCGGGTCTTTGAGGAGGAGCACCAGGAGCAGGTCAACCACTGTCAGTTCACTAACACCAAGCGACAGGTCCTACTGGCCACCTGCTCCGACGACAAGTTCTTGAATGTCaag GTGTGGAACCTCAACAGACCGTCCTCTCAGAACACCATGTTTGGTCACTTGGACTCCGTCAACCACTGTTGCTTCTCTCCTAATGACACCTATCTGTCCACGTCTTCTAACGACGGCACTGTGAAG ctgTTTCAGATGTCCTCCGCCAACGAGTGGAAGACGATCGACGTGAGCAGCATGTTCACAGAGAGCGACGAAGCCGTCCTGGTGAAGTGCAGCACCTGGACTGCAGACGGCAAGCGTATCATATGTGCTGCCAGGAACGGCGTTTTG GTGTTCGATGTGGAGACGTCAGGCATGTTGTTGGAGATCAAAACGAATCGTATGAGCACCGTGCAGTACTGTCACGCCTGTCCGACCAGCAACCTGCTCGCCATTGCGTTCTCAAACTACGCTGTGGAG CTGTGGGATCTGGAGTCCAATAAAAAGATGGCTGACTGCAGTGGGCACCTGAGTTGGGTCCAGCGTGTCCAGTTCTCTCACGACGGATCTCAGCTGCTCTCGTGCTCCGATGACCAGACTGTCCGG CTATGGGAGACGAAGAAGGTGCACACCACCTCCGCCGTCTGCCTGAAGAGAGACTCCGACGTTCTCTTCTGTGAGGAGGAAATCACCGTGTCGGCTGCCGACAACTGCAACAGGCTGCAG GTACGAGACGGCAAGACGGGATCAGTGCTGTTCCAGTCCGAGGAGCAGTCGTCCAGGATCAGGTGCACCTGTATGTGCAAGCAGCCCTCTGCTGTGGCTCTGGGACAAGAGGATGGAACCGTACAG GTGTTGGCGGTGCCCTCCGGGAAGCTTCTGGCCACTCTGCTGGGACATACGAAGACGGTGCTGCACTGCCAGTTCACCCAGAACGGCCGAACCCTGATCACATCCTCCGAGGACACCACCATCAGG GTGTGGAGGTGGCAGTCTGGCGAGGGCAGAGTACTCCAGGGTCACAAAGAGCAGGTCAGGTGCTTCTCTCGGCTCAGCAGCTCAGCGGCCGACACAAGGCTCCTCTCCTGGTCCTACGACGGTACTGTCAAG GTGTGGGACATAGAGAGtggagagaagctgcaggacaTCGACACTCAACAGGGAGCCATTCTGTCCTGCCATGTCTCACCAGACGGTTGCTTGTTCGCCACCACCTCTGCTGACAAGACGGCAAAG TTGTGGCGCTGTGAGTCCTGGCAGTGCCTCCACACGCTGAGCGGTCACCAGGAATGTGTCCGAAGCTGCAGATTCTCCTGGGACAGCCGATGCCTCGCGACTGGGGACGACAACGGAGAGATTCGG CTGTGGAGCGTCAAAGACGGCTCCTTGCTGAAGATTTGTTCGCGGGACGGTAAAGACGGCATGGACTCTCTCCATGGCGGCTGGGTGACCTGCCTGCACTTCTCCCCAGACAACTCGCTCCTGGTCTCGACTGGCGGCTACATAAAG
- the tcp11l2 gene encoding T-complex protein 11-like protein 2, whose translation MPLNDERPTSTSSGEDQGSDVESSSERCDSMTSTGYLDCSRESFTSDSSSKHSTPSSSPPKTLTMDEVMESVSDLSKLSLAHEITVNRDFHLEPVSLPQDSLWKMVSDNVHKAFWDILAAELNDDPPEYGQAIKLLEEIREILLSFLNPGANRMKTQIMEVLDIDMIRKQADNNAVDIQGLASYIMTTMGKMCAPVRDEEIKNLRESTDNVVTLFRQIFRVLDLMKADMVNFRIDNLRPVLQRQSVEYERAMFQSILEKTPNALDHTTSWIKSVVEELQSATEQSRGKERAVPGPFHILNAAFLHILIWDYSKSPLPETWITDEVRLREIQWKLQQCQAVNEVLLIVYSTIGGPIQSLPSLSDRLKRMTSVLLDGMHRPGFNLKEALESVSAQICCELNKSLSERNYPALTPALQATLAGQICSITQKDNPIRTLVEDRVQQYFMMLICNPKPQAKLEQVPAGLTSIKPELALMGAKFITLVNYNKSVYGPFYADIIRKVMFRSSPPAADSPQSTAQAAIASD comes from the exons ATGCCTCTAAATGATGAGCGACCCACCTCCACATCCAGCGGTGAGGACCAAGGCAGTGATGTGGAGTCATCGTCAGAACGCTGCGACAGCATGACGTCTACCGGCTACCTGGACTGCTCCCGTGAAAGCTTCACCAGCGACAGCTCCAGCAAGCATAGCACGCCGTCCT CGAGTCCACCCAAAACCTTAACCATGGATGAAGTCATGGAGTCTGTCAGTGACCTCTCCAAACTCAGCCTCGCCCATGAGATCACCGTGAACCGGGACTTCCATCTAGAGCCAGTCAGCCTACCTCAGGACAG tttatGGAAAATGGTTTCAGACAATGTCCACAAAGCTTTCTGGGACATCCTGGCGGCAGAGCTGAACGATGATCCGCCTGAGTATGGCCAAGCTATCAAACTGTTGGAGGAGATCCGAGAG ATCTTACTGTCTTTCCTCAACCCGGGTGCCAATCGAATGAAGACTCAGATCATGGAGGTGCTGGACATAGACATGATTCGTAAGCAGGCTGACAACAATGCTGTGGACATCCAGGGACTTGCCTCTTACATTATGACCACCATGGGCAAGATGTGTGCACCGGTCAGGGATGAGGAGATTAAGAATCTGCGTGAAAGCACAGATAACGTTGTAACATTGTTCAG gCAAATTTTCCGTGTACTGGACTTGATGAAGGCGGATATGGTCAACTTTAGAATTGATAATCTGCGACctgtgctgcagagacagagcgtTGAATATGAGAGGGCGATGTTCCAGAGCATCCTAGAAAAAACACCCA ATGCTCTGGACCACACCACCTCCTGGATTAAGTCCgtagtggaggagctgcagtctgCCACAGAGCAGAGTCGGGGGAAAGAGCGAGCTGTGCCGGGGCCTTTCCATATCCTCAATGCTGCCTTCCTCCATATCCTCATATGGGACTACAGTAAGAGTCCACTGCCTGAG ACGTGGATTACAGATGAGGTACGTTTGCGAGAGATTCAATGGAAGCTCCAGCAGTGTCAGGCGGTGAACGAGGTGCTGCTCATTGTGTACAGCACAATCGGGGGACCTATCCAGAGTTTACCCTCCCTCTCCGACCGCCTGAAGAGGATGACCAGCGTGCTGCTGGATGGCATGCACAGGCC GGGCTTTAACCTAAAAGAGGCACTAGAGAGCGTCAGTGCTCAGATCTGCTGTGAGCTCAACAAGTCTCTTTCCGAGAGGAACTACCCTGCGCTGACCCCGGCGTTGCAGGCCACTCTCGCCGGCCAGATCTGCAGCATCACGCAGAAGGACAATCCCATCCGAACTCTAGTTG AGGATCGTGTGCAGCAGTACTTCATGATGCTCATCTGCAATCCTAAACCACAAGCAAAACTTGAACAGGTGCCAGCTGGCTTGACTTCCATAAAGCCTGAACTCGCATTGATGGGAGCGAAGTTCATCACCCTGGTCAACTATAACAAGAGTGTTTATGGACCTTTCTACGCGGATATCATCAGGAAGGTGATGTTCAGGAGCAGCCCACCAGCAGCCGACTCTCCTCAGAGCACGGCTCAGGCCGCCATCGCCTCCGATTAA